A window of Nocardiopsis sp. Huas11 genomic DNA:
GGAGCACGAGCGCCTGTCCACGTCCCGGGCCAAGGCGGTGACCCAGGCGGTCAACGACCTGTGCCGGGGGCTGCGCCCCTACGCGGTCACGCTGGCCAACGGCTTCGGGCTGCGCGACGAGTGGCTGGGCGCGCCCATCGCCCTGGGCGCCGAGCACGCCCGCCAGGGCGACGTCGCGGCGGCCTCCGCGGGCTGACTAGGCTCGTCGGCGTCGAGGAGACGTACGGAGGGGGTTCTGATGTCGGCCGTCCGGCTGCTGGTCCTGGGGGCGGTCCGCGTGCGCGGGCGGGCGCACGGCTACCAGGTGCGCGCGGACCTGGAGTCGTGGGGCGCGCACGAGTGGTCCACGGCCAAGCCGGGATCGATCTACCACGCCCTGAAGCAGTCGGCACGGCAGGGATTGCTGCGCGCCCACGACGTCGCGCCCTCCACCGCCGGCGGACCGCCCCGGACCGAGTACGAGATCACGGACGAGGGCACCGCCGCCTACTTCGCGCTGCTGCGCTCGTCGCTGGCCTCGATCGACGAGAAGCCGGACGTGCTCTCCGCCGCCGTCGGGTTCCTCGTCGACCTGCCGCGTGCGGAGGCCGTCACCCTGCTCAAGGAGCGGGTGGCGGCCCTGGAGGAGTGGCGCCGCAGCGTGGTCGGGTTCTACGAGCCCGGGCAGGGGTCCGAGCCCGTGGACCACATCGGCGAGGTCATGGACCTGTGGGTGCACTCGGCCGAGTCGGGTGCCCAGTGGACGCGCGGCCTCATCGCGCGGATCGAGGGCGGCGCCTACTCCTTCGCGGGTGAGGGCGGCGAGCCGTTCGCCGACCTGCTGACCGACGGCTGAGCATGTCCCCGGCGGCCGGTCGGCGGCCGGCAGGGGTGGGTGAGGCTCTGGGATCGGTGGAGCCACCGGGGCCAGAGGGGGCCTTGGGACCCCGGTCGTCATGGGGGTCCTCGGGGTTATGGGAGCTTCTCGAACCACCTGCGCACGTGGGCGGCGATCTCCAGCTCCGCCTCGATGCGTCGGCGCTCGGCGTCGGTGAGGACGAGGCCGCGCAGGCGATCCATCCACGCGGGGAGGTCGCCGGTCTCGTCCAGGGCGGTGGAGAGCTCGATCAGGGTCGCCAGGGCCAGGCCCACGTCCACCGCGGGAGCCCGGTTGCCGTACCTGCGCAGCGCCGAGCTCACGTGGCGCAGCGCGGCACGGTCGTCGTGCCTGAACTCGCGGAAGATGCGCGCCTGATCGAGCGCCCTGGCCAGCCCGTCCAGCCTCTTGGACCCGCCGTACTCCAGTTCCACGGGCTCGTCTCGCTGGATGAAGATGATCTGGTTGCCCGAGGGGTCCATGAGACTGAAGCGGGTGGCGCCGAACCGGTAGCGGGTGATCCGGGGCAGGCCGCGCGCGAGCACCTTTCCATAGTGGCGGCGCATCGCGGCGACGAGGGCCGCGTGGTAGGACGCGACGTCGTCGACCATGACCAAGCAGCCCCCGGTGTGCTCGCGGGAGGGGTCCAGCCCTTCGGGCGGGCGTGTGTAGTGCAGGTCGAAGCCGCTCCACCGGAACGCGAGGTAGAGGTAGGGACGGGACTGCCGATAGGTGACCTCGAATCCGAGCGCCTGGAAGAACTCCAGGGTCTCGTCCACCGACGCGCAGTGCAGTGTGGGCACGACCGTCTCGTTGGGCCGTACGCCCGGGTGCTGGTCAGAGGGCATGTCCGTCGCGTCCGGCGTGTCTGGCGTCTCCGGTGCGGCCGACGCGGTCTGTTCGGCGGGTGCGGTCTGTTCGGCGGGTGCGGTCTGTTCGGCGGGTGCGGTCTGTTCGGCGGGTGCGGTCTGTTCGGCGGGTGCGGTCTGTTCGGCGGGTGCGGTCTGTTCTGCCTGTTCGGGCATGGTGCCTCTCTTCACTGGTCGAGTTCGTCCAGTGGTGAGCCTAGGCTCCCGCTTCCGACTAGTCAAAGTTGACTAGTTCGATGCCACTTGTGTGCGGCCCTTCCCCTCGCGGGCCGCACTGCTTAACATGAGGAAAATTCATGTTAGGCAGGTCACACGTGCGCACGCCCCCCGCGCCCCAGCCCACGCCCGAACCCCCTCCGCGCGACCCGGCCCCGGTCGCCGCACTCGCCGAACCCCTGCTCCCCGTGCGCGCCGTGTGGGTGGCCGGCCTCAGCCTGGCCAACCTCGGCATGTGGATGGCCTTCTTCGGCCCCCTCCAGGTCCTGTTGCCCGAGCAGATCGGCCTGGCCGCGCCCGAGGCCAAGGAGACCGCGCTGGCCTGGGTGACCGGGGTGGGCGCGGCCCTGGCCATGGTCGCCACGCCCCTGGCCGGAGCGCTCTCGGACCGCACCACCGGGCGCTTCGGACGCCGCCGCCCCTGGGTCCTGGCGGGGGCCGTCCTAGGCGGGATCGGCCTGGTGGTCCTGGGCCGCCAGGACACCGTGGTCGGTGTGATGGTGGGCTGGTCGCTCGTCCAGACCGCGCTGTCCTGCCTGAACGCGACCCTGCTCGCCGCCGTCCCCGACCACGTACCGGTCCGCCAGCGCGGCGCGGTCTCGGGGTGGATCGGCATCCCCCAGTCGGCGGGCGTGGTCGCCGCCGTCCTGCTCGTCACCGTCGTGACCACCGGGATCGCACCCGGGTACACGCTGATCGGCGTCCTGACCGCCGCGTGCGCGCTGCCCTTCGCCCTGCTCTCCCCCGACCCGCCGCTACCGCGCGAGGCCCGGCCCCCGTGGCGGGAGTTCACCCGCGGCTTCTGGGTCTCGCCGCGCCGCCACCCCGACTTCGGATGGGCCTGGCTGACCCGGTTCCTCATGCAGACCGGCAACGCCATGTTCGTGCTGTACCTGCTGTACTTCCTGCGCGACGGCGTCGGCTACGAGGAGCTGTTCCCCGGCTCGTCGGCGGCCGACGGGCTGCTGGTGCTGATCCTGGTCTACACGGCGGCCGTCGTGGCCACCACCGTGGTGGCGGGGGTCGTCTCGGACCGGCTCGGGCGCCGCCGCGCCCTGGTGTGCCTGTCCGGAGTGGTGATGGCCGTGCCCGCGTTCCTGCTGGCGCTGGCCCCCACCTGGCCCATGAGCCTGGTGTGCGCCGTGGTGCTGGGGATGGGCTTCGGGGTCTACCTGTCCGTGGACAACGCCCTGGTCACCCAGGTGCTGCCGACGGCGCTGGGCCGGGCCAAGGACCTGGGGATCGTCAACATCGCCAGCGCCGGGCCCCAGGTGATCGCCCCGGCGCTGGCCGGGCCGATCGTGGTGTACCTGGGCGGCTATCCGGTGCTGTACACCGCCTGCGGCGTGGTCACCCTGCTCGGGGCCGCGCTGGTCTGGAAGATCCGGGGGGTCGCGTGACCCCGCACGACACGAAGGAGTCGACTGTGCCGTCACCGTTCCTGTGGGGTGTGGCCACGTCCGCGTTCCAGGTCGAGGGAGCCCTGACCGAGGACGGGCGCGCCCCGTCCGTGTGGGACGTCTTCTGCGAGCGGCCCGGGACCGTCCGGGACGGCCACAGCCCCGCCACGGCCTGCGACCACTACCACCGCTGGGCCGAGGACGTCGACCTGCTCGACCGGCTGGGGGTGAACGCCTACCGGTTCTCGGTCTCCTGGCCCCGGGTGGTGCCGGAGGGCGGCGGCACGGTCAACAAGGCGGGACTGGACTTCTACGACCGCCTGGTGGACGCCCTGGTCGCACGCGGGATCGAGCCGGTGCCGACCCTGTTCCACTGGGACCTGCCGCAGGCGCTGGAGGAGGCGGGCGGGTGGTCCTCGCGCGGGACCGCCCAGGCCTTCGCCGAGTACGCGGCCGCGGTCGCCGACCGCCTGGGCGACCGGGTGCGCCGGTGGATCACGCTCAACGAGCCGGTCGTGCACATGGCCTACGGTCACGCGTTCGGCGTCCACGCGCCCGGCAAGGCCCTGGACGTGCCCGACGTGCTGACGGTGGCCCACCACCAGCTGCTCGCGCACGGGCTGGCCGCCGGTGAGCTGCGCTCGCGGGGGCTGGAGGTCCTGCTCACGAACAACTACTCCCCCGTGGACCCCGCCACCGGCTCCGAGGCCGACGCGGCGGCGGCGCGCGCCTACGACGCCCTGCACAACCGGCTGTTCACCGACCCCGTGCTCACCGGCGCCTACCCGGACCTGAGCGCGTTCGGCGCCGAGGGGATCGACGCCGTGCGCGAGGGCGACCTGGCCGTGATCGCGGGCAGTGTGGACGGGCTGGGCGTCAACTACTACAACCCCACGCGCGTCGCCGCTCCCCCGCAGGGGGCGGCGCTGCCGTTCGACTTCGCCGAGATCACCGGGGTGCCCACGACGGCGTTCGGGTGGCCGGTGGTGCCCGAGGGCCTCGAACGCCTGCTGCTCCTGCTCAGGGAGCGCTACGGCGACGACCTGGTGCCGATGTACGTGACC
This region includes:
- a CDS encoding PadR family transcriptional regulator codes for the protein MSAVRLLVLGAVRVRGRAHGYQVRADLESWGAHEWSTAKPGSIYHALKQSARQGLLRAHDVAPSTAGGPPRTEYEITDEGTAAYFALLRSSLASIDEKPDVLSAAVGFLVDLPRAEAVTLLKERVAALEEWRRSVVGFYEPGQGSEPVDHIGEVMDLWVHSAESGAQWTRGLIARIEGGAYSFAGEGGEPFADLLTDG
- a CDS encoding glyoxalase codes for the protein MPEQAEQTAPAEQTAPAEQTAPAEQTAPAEQTAPAEQTAPAEQTASAAPETPDTPDATDMPSDQHPGVRPNETVVPTLHCASVDETLEFFQALGFEVTYRQSRPYLYLAFRWSGFDLHYTRPPEGLDPSREHTGGCLVMVDDVASYHAALVAAMRRHYGKVLARGLPRITRYRFGATRFSLMDPSGNQIIFIQRDEPVELEYGGSKRLDGLARALDQARIFREFRHDDRAALRHVSSALRRYGNRAPAVDVGLALATLIELSTALDETGDLPAWMDRLRGLVLTDAERRRIEAELEIAAHVRRWFEKLP
- a CDS encoding MFS transporter; translation: MRTPPAPQPTPEPPPRDPAPVAALAEPLLPVRAVWVAGLSLANLGMWMAFFGPLQVLLPEQIGLAAPEAKETALAWVTGVGAALAMVATPLAGALSDRTTGRFGRRRPWVLAGAVLGGIGLVVLGRQDTVVGVMVGWSLVQTALSCLNATLLAAVPDHVPVRQRGAVSGWIGIPQSAGVVAAVLLVTVVTTGIAPGYTLIGVLTAACALPFALLSPDPPLPREARPPWREFTRGFWVSPRRHPDFGWAWLTRFLMQTGNAMFVLYLLYFLRDGVGYEELFPGSSAADGLLVLILVYTAAVVATTVVAGVVSDRLGRRRALVCLSGVVMAVPAFLLALAPTWPMSLVCAVVLGMGFGVYLSVDNALVTQVLPTALGRAKDLGIVNIASAGPQVIAPALAGPIVVYLGGYPVLYTACGVVTLLGAALVWKIRGVA
- a CDS encoding GH1 family beta-glucosidase, encoding MPSPFLWGVATSAFQVEGALTEDGRAPSVWDVFCERPGTVRDGHSPATACDHYHRWAEDVDLLDRLGVNAYRFSVSWPRVVPEGGGTVNKAGLDFYDRLVDALVARGIEPVPTLFHWDLPQALEEAGGWSSRGTAQAFAEYAAAVADRLGDRVRRWITLNEPVVHMAYGHAFGVHAPGKALDVPDVLTVAHHQLLAHGLAAGELRSRGLEVLLTNNYSPVDPATGSEADAAAARAYDALHNRLFTDPVLTGAYPDLSAFGAEGIDAVREGDLAVIAGSVDGLGVNYYNPTRVAAPPQGAALPFDFAEITGVPTTAFGWPVVPEGLERLLLLLRERYGDDLVPMYVTENGCSQEDEVDAGGGVADPERIAYLAQHVRAMDRARERGADVRGYFVWTLTDNFEWAEGYHQRFGLVHVDHATQRRRPKDSFAWYRSLIADRTGRAAEAAPE